The genomic window GGCCTCTGGCACGGACTGCTCGCGGGATCGCTCGGCGGAATCATCGGCGGCCTCCTCATCGGCGTCGCCGTCGGCCTCGCCGGCCTCGCGCTCGGCCCCGTCGGGGGTGCGATCTCCGGCGCCGCCGGTCTCGGCATCTTGGCGCTCGCCGTCGGGATCTCGCTGGTGATGGCCATAGAGAGCGCGGTCGCGGGAGCCATCGGGGGCATGCTCAACTCCGGCCGTTCCGGCCGTGGCGGGCGGAACGCCTACTAACGGTCGCCCGTTCGAACCGATCGATCACCGCTCGAGCGGCGAGCGGCGATCGACTGCTGTGCGTTTCGGATCGCCTC from Haloterrigena sp. KLK7 includes these protein-coding regions:
- a CDS encoding DUF5518 domain-containing protein, which gives rise to MTNWRAVFIGFLLATVFGIVGLVIPGIGQLAAGLIGGFVAGYMAGGGLGSGLWHGLLAGSLGGIIGGLLIGVAVGLAGLALGPVGGAISGAAGLGILALAVGISLVMAIESAVAGAIGGMLNSGRSGRGGRNAY